The following proteins come from a genomic window of Rutidosis leptorrhynchoides isolate AG116_Rl617_1_P2 chromosome 10, CSIRO_AGI_Rlap_v1, whole genome shotgun sequence:
- the LOC139872434 gene encoding transcription factor MYB93-like — MGRSPCCDENNLKKGPWTPEEDQKLTDYVLKHGHGSWRALPKLAGLRRCGKSCRLRWTNYLRPDIKRGKFSNDEENTILHLHSILGNKWSTIASHLPGRTDNEIKNYWNTHLKKRLIQMGIDPMTHQPKTDLFSCLPQLIALANLKELLQHTQLTQNLQLLSLFQQPSPFVSDHKLATNLMPTNQEQNPYFSSNCLKELGDQERVEMTNFFPVENGGGSQPLQQQITFMNNVKTNDDLDHQVVGQCQMGLMSDKSASSTWNHLPSLVDNSGSINTNSEENSSGGGGVVSSNYWPDCLFEDSFLDDNLKEI, encoded by the exons ATGGGAAGATCTCCTTGTTGTGATGAAAACAACCTCAAAAAGGGTCCTTGGACTCCCGAAGAAGATCAAAAACTCACCGATTACGTTCTAAAACACGGTCATGGAAGCTGGAGAGCTCTCCCTAAACTTGCAG GTTTGAGAAGATGTGGAAAGAGTTGTCGATTGAGATGGACGAATTACTTAAGGCCCGATATCAAAAGAGGAAAATTCTCTAATGACGAAGAGAACACTATTCTTCATCTTCACTCAATTCTTGGAAATAA ATGGTCTACAATAGCATCACATCTACCCGGACGAACGGATAACGAAATCAAGAATTACTGGAACACTCATTTGAAGAAAAGATTAATCCAAATGGGGATCGACCCAATGACCCATCAACCGAAAACCGACTTGTTTTCTTGCTTACCACAACTAATTGCATTAGCCAACCTCAAAGAATTGCTACAACATACTCAGTTAACTCAGAACCTTCAATTGTTGAGCCTATTCCAACAACCGTCACCATTCGTTAGCGATCATAAATTAGCAACTAATTTGATGCCTACAAATCAAGAACAAAATCCATATTTTTCGAGTAATTGTTTAAAAGAATTAGGTGATCAAGAGAGGGTAGAAATGACCAATTTTTTTCCTGTTGAAAATGGTGGTGGCTCTCAACCACTCCAACAACAAATCACTTTCATGAATAATGTCAAAACAAATGATGATCTTGATCATCAAGTTGTGGGCCAGTGCCAGATGGGACTTATGAGTGACAAATCAGCATCTTCCACGTGGAATCATCTTCCTTCACTGGTGGACAATTCAGGTAGCATTAATACAAACTCCGAGGAGAATAGTAGTGGTGGTGGAGGGGTTGTTTCTTCAAATTACTGGCCGGATTGTTTATTTGAGGACTCTTTTTTGGACGATAATTTAaaagaaatataa